One genomic window of Micrococcus flavus includes the following:
- a CDS encoding chorismate-binding protein has protein sequence MTAPAPSRRLLVVDNRDSYTFNLVQILSARAHEAHPGLEVVVVGADEPAAARAALADPGLAGVVVSPGPGHPGRPGDFAVSGEVIDAVLARGDGADALPLLGVCLGHQGLALRFGWEVGPAPEPRHGWISALRHTGTGPFAGLPQGTRVTRYHSLAATPGPGADPRLVPTAWSEDGVVQAVAVEGAPWWGVQFHPESIASEDGAAMLHAFLAEVERRRPGSAPAGGTRPDHRDERSRPDPRGSISREPAPDGPALHVAVEDLDPDALRALGHDLRSACRAVYARALTRGAGSFWLDSARTDVGTARWSVLGDAEDVLPDGRPRVLRVDRADAADHAAVLWDALAAAAAPRPVRGGEGLAFRGGLVGFLGYEAGLAGLGVAPPRAAGPAGLPDAWWARPARWVAADHAAGTLHVCVAGQDPDDAARALDAWLAAVRGALTAERPHTGDDAEAPNAAAARGEDAGDEPLEVPGTWRHNRAEYRGLVERCRSALTAGESYELCLTSRFDVDPGVGERVDPLALFLELTERTPTPYAALLEVAAGPGETDADGGFAVVSASPEQFLSGAGGVYSTKPIKGTTPRHADPVADAAAAEHLTTDPKTFAENLMIVDLLRNDLGRVCEPGSVHVPALMQVESYATVHQLVSTVLGRAAAGVTPVDVVRALFPGGSMTGAPKLRSVQLLAGLEGAPRGVYSGALGFLGADGRTELSIVIRTAVRDAAGRWSVGAGGAVVLDSDPDAEADEVLLKARSVRQAMARVAEATDDGAPRRAT, from the coding sequence GTGACCGCTCCCGCCCCCTCCCGCCGCCTGCTCGTGGTGGACAACCGCGACTCCTACACGTTCAACCTCGTGCAGATCCTGTCCGCCCGGGCGCACGAGGCCCACCCGGGGCTCGAGGTCGTCGTGGTGGGCGCGGACGAGCCGGCGGCGGCCCGGGCGGCCCTGGCGGACCCGGGCCTGGCCGGCGTCGTGGTCTCCCCCGGCCCCGGCCACCCCGGACGCCCCGGGGACTTCGCCGTGTCCGGGGAGGTGATCGACGCCGTCCTGGCCCGCGGGGACGGCGCCGACGCCCTGCCCCTGCTCGGGGTGTGCCTGGGCCACCAGGGCCTAGCGCTGCGGTTCGGGTGGGAGGTCGGCCCCGCCCCGGAGCCCCGGCACGGCTGGATCAGCGCTCTGCGCCACACGGGCACCGGCCCGTTCGCAGGCCTGCCGCAGGGCACCCGCGTCACCCGGTACCACTCCCTCGCGGCGACGCCCGGACCCGGGGCCGACCCGCGCCTCGTGCCGACCGCCTGGAGCGAGGACGGCGTGGTGCAGGCCGTGGCGGTGGAGGGTGCGCCGTGGTGGGGCGTGCAGTTCCACCCGGAGTCGATCGCCTCGGAGGACGGTGCGGCGATGCTGCACGCGTTCCTCGCGGAGGTGGAGCGGCGGCGGCCGGGGAGCGCCCCGGCCGGGGGCACGAGGCCGGATCACCGCGACGAGCGCAGCCGGCCGGATCCCCGGGGGTCCATCTCACGGGAGCCGGCCCCGGACGGCCCGGCGCTGCACGTGGCCGTCGAGGATCTCGACCCGGACGCCCTGCGCGCCCTCGGCCACGATCTGCGCTCCGCCTGCCGCGCCGTGTACGCCCGCGCGCTCACCCGCGGGGCCGGGTCCTTCTGGCTCGACTCGGCCCGCACGGACGTGGGCACGGCCCGGTGGTCCGTGCTCGGGGACGCGGAGGACGTCCTCCCGGACGGCCGCCCCCGGGTGCTGCGCGTGGACCGCGCCGACGCGGCGGACCACGCGGCGGTCCTGTGGGACGCGCTCGCCGCCGCGGCCGCGCCCCGTCCCGTCCGCGGCGGTGAGGGCCTGGCCTTCCGGGGCGGCCTCGTCGGGTTCCTCGGCTACGAGGCGGGCCTGGCGGGCCTCGGGGTGGCTCCGCCGCGCGCGGCCGGCCCGGCGGGCCTGCCCGACGCGTGGTGGGCGCGGCCCGCCCGCTGGGTGGCCGCCGACCACGCGGCCGGCACGCTCCACGTGTGCGTCGCCGGTCAGGACCCCGACGACGCCGCCCGCGCCCTGGACGCGTGGCTCGCCGCGGTGCGCGGGGCGCTCACGGCAGAGAGGCCGCACACCGGGGACGACGCGGAGGCCCCGAACGCGGCAGCCGCCCGCGGCGAGGACGCCGGCGACGAGCCCCTCGAGGTCCCCGGGACCTGGCGGCACAATCGCGCCGAGTACCGGGGTCTCGTGGAGCGATGCCGGTCCGCCCTCACGGCCGGCGAGTCCTACGAGCTGTGCCTGACCAGCCGGTTCGACGTGGACCCGGGCGTCGGAGAGCGTGTCGACCCGCTCGCCCTGTTCCTGGAGCTGACCGAGCGGACCCCGACCCCCTATGCGGCGCTGCTCGAGGTGGCCGCCGGCCCCGGCGAGACGGACGCGGACGGCGGGTTCGCCGTCGTGAGCGCCTCCCCGGAGCAGTTCCTCTCCGGCGCCGGCGGCGTGTACTCGACGAAGCCCATCAAGGGGACGACGCCCCGGCACGCGGACCCCGTGGCGGACGCGGCGGCGGCCGAGCACCTGACCACGGACCCGAAGACGTTCGCGGAGAACCTGATGATCGTGGACCTGCTGCGCAACGACCTCGGCCGCGTGTGCGAGCCGGGGTCGGTGCACGTGCCGGCGCTCATGCAGGTGGAGTCGTACGCCACGGTCCACCAGCTGGTGTCCACGGTGCTCGGCCGGGCGGCCGCGGGCGTGACTCCCGTGGACGTGGTACGGGCGCTCTTCCCCGGCGGCTCGATGACGGGCGCCCCGAAGCTGCGGTCGGTGCAGCTGCTGGCCGGGCTGGAGGGCGCCCCGCGCGGGGTGTACTCGGGGGCGCTGGGGTTCCTCGGCGCCGACGGGCGGACGGAGCTGAGCATCGTGATCCGCACCGCCGTCCGCGACGCGGCGGGCCGGTGGAGCGTGGGGGCCGGCGGGGCCGTGGTGCTCGACTCCGACCCCGACGCCGAGGCGGACGAGGTGCTGCTCAAGGCGCGGTCCGTGCGCCAGGCGATGGCGCGCGTCGCCGAGGCGACCGACGACGGCGCACCCCGCCGCGCGACCTGA
- a CDS encoding ankyrin repeat domain-containing protein, with product MSEAPQTSPTRVDEDELELARRLFDAARHGQTGLLGTFLRRGVSPDLQNTGGDTFLTLAAYHRRPETVAMLLEFGADPALANDRGQLPLVCAVFKQDAQSARLLLAAGADPDAGTPTARETAQMTGSAELLALLDGAAGEPR from the coding sequence ATGTCCGAGGCACCCCAGACCAGCCCCACCCGCGTCGACGAGGACGAGCTCGAGCTCGCCCGGCGGCTGTTCGACGCCGCCCGCCACGGACAGACCGGTCTCCTGGGCACGTTCCTGCGGCGCGGGGTCAGCCCGGACCTGCAGAACACCGGCGGGGACACGTTCCTGACCCTCGCCGCGTATCACCGCCGCCCCGAGACCGTGGCCATGCTCCTGGAGTTCGGCGCGGACCCGGCCCTCGCCAACGACCGCGGCCAGCTGCCCCTCGTGTGCGCCGTCTTCAAGCAGGACGCGCAGTCCGCGCGGCTGCTGCTGGCCGCCGGCGCCGACCCCGACGCCGGCACCCCGACCGCACGCGAGACCGCGCAGATGACCGGCTCGGCCGAGCTGCTCGCCCTCCTCGACGGCGCCGCGGGCGAGCCTCGGTGA
- a CDS encoding iron ABC transporter substrate-binding protein produces MIARSPLALTGTAAALLLGLTACADGGTPAASSAPAAGSASSAAPQVGDDASDGKVTLYSGRDENLVQPVLDQFSEETGIEVEVRYDKTAAMAAQLIEEGDSSPADVFLAQDAGALGATAKEGVLTEMDEKTLEAIPEQYRDDEGRWVGLTGRVRVLAYNEDAVAQEDLPDSVSELTEDEWKGRVGIAPTNASFQTFVTALNVVEGEDAAREWLTGMAENNPQIREKNGEILSDVDAGTIDVGLINHYYLYEMAKEKGVAPEDMTASLHFFEDGDLGSLVNVSGIGLVGEQEDADAQQLVDYLLSEKGQQYFVEETFEYPMIEGVEPPAGLPALEDLEAPDVDLNDLDDLQSSVQLIQESGLL; encoded by the coding sequence GTGATCGCACGATCTCCCCTCGCCCTCACCGGCACCGCCGCCGCCCTGCTTCTCGGCCTCACCGCGTGTGCCGACGGCGGCACCCCCGCCGCCTCCTCGGCGCCGGCCGCCGGCTCCGCCTCCTCCGCAGCCCCCCAGGTCGGCGACGACGCGTCCGACGGCAAGGTCACCCTCTACTCCGGCCGCGACGAGAACCTCGTCCAGCCGGTGCTGGACCAGTTCTCCGAGGAGACCGGCATCGAGGTGGAGGTCCGCTACGACAAGACCGCCGCCATGGCCGCGCAGCTCATCGAGGAGGGCGACTCCTCCCCCGCCGACGTCTTCCTGGCCCAGGACGCGGGCGCCCTCGGCGCCACGGCGAAGGAGGGCGTGCTCACCGAGATGGACGAGAAGACCCTCGAGGCCATCCCGGAGCAGTACCGCGACGACGAGGGCCGCTGGGTCGGCCTCACCGGCCGCGTCCGCGTGCTCGCCTACAACGAGGACGCCGTGGCGCAGGAGGACCTGCCGGACAGCGTGTCCGAGCTGACCGAGGACGAGTGGAAGGGCCGCGTCGGCATCGCCCCCACGAACGCCTCGTTCCAGACCTTCGTGACCGCCCTGAACGTGGTGGAGGGCGAGGACGCCGCCCGCGAGTGGCTCACCGGCATGGCCGAGAACAACCCGCAGATCCGCGAGAAGAACGGCGAGATCCTCTCCGACGTGGACGCCGGCACCATCGACGTCGGCCTGATCAACCACTACTACCTGTACGAGATGGCCAAGGAGAAGGGCGTCGCCCCGGAGGACATGACGGCCTCCCTGCACTTCTTCGAGGACGGCGACCTCGGCTCGCTCGTGAACGTCTCCGGGATCGGCCTCGTCGGCGAGCAGGAGGACGCGGACGCGCAGCAGCTCGTGGACTACCTGCTCTCCGAGAAGGGCCAGCAGTACTTCGTCGAGGAGACCTTCGAGTACCCGATGATCGAGGGCGTCGAGCCCCCGGCCGGCCTGCCCGCACTCGAGGACCTCGAGGCCCCGGACGTGGACCTCAATGACCTGGACGACCTGCAGTCCTCCGTCCAGCTGATCCAGGAGTCGGGTCTGCTCTGA
- a CDS encoding ABC transporter permease has protein sequence MGYLFLRAAEGGVPAWLDAVARPRVAELAATSLALTAVVTAACLVVGVGAAWLVTRSDTPGRRFLAVVLAMPLAVPSFVAAFTWVSVSDLLPWVDGGRLEGFGAAALVLTLYTYPYVYLPVAAAFSRTDPAQEDVARSLGRGPWRTFFTVTLPQARLSIAGGGLLAALYTLSDFGAVAILRLDTFTRAIFTALEVGFNRQLALALATVLVVLTFVILWGEGRTRRAIPAVRTGRTVRRAPAQRLGPWRWPAAAGLAAVLVAALGVPGVSLIRWMGAGTSLSAAADRWLEAVLGSLSLALAGTLLTMLLALPVGVLAARHPGRVSRWVEHAVFLAHGLPGVVVGLSLVFLGASLARPLYQTTWMVAFAYATLFLPLAVAAVSGAVAQSSPAIEEAARSLGAPPRVVLRRVTLPLAAPGLGAGAALVMLTAMKELPATLLLRPTGTDTLATRLWSATGVGRYAEAAPYALTLVLLAAIPAWVVVHRTGVVPAEGVRA, from the coding sequence GTGGGATACCTGTTCCTGCGTGCGGCCGAGGGCGGCGTGCCGGCCTGGCTCGACGCCGTCGCCCGGCCCCGGGTGGCCGAGCTCGCCGCCACGTCCCTGGCCCTGACAGCCGTGGTCACCGCCGCCTGCCTGGTGGTCGGGGTCGGCGCTGCATGGCTCGTGACGCGGTCCGACACCCCCGGCCGGCGGTTCCTGGCGGTGGTGTTGGCCATGCCGCTGGCCGTGCCCTCGTTCGTGGCCGCGTTCACATGGGTGTCCGTCTCCGACCTGCTGCCGTGGGTGGACGGCGGCCGCCTCGAGGGATTCGGGGCCGCCGCCCTGGTGCTGACGCTCTACACGTACCCGTACGTCTACCTGCCCGTGGCGGCGGCGTTCTCCCGGACCGACCCGGCCCAGGAGGACGTGGCCCGCTCGCTCGGCCGGGGACCGTGGCGCACGTTCTTCACGGTGACCCTGCCGCAGGCCAGGCTCTCGATCGCCGGCGGCGGGCTGCTCGCCGCGCTCTACACGCTCTCCGACTTCGGCGCCGTGGCGATCCTGCGCCTGGACACGTTCACCCGCGCGATCTTCACCGCGCTCGAGGTGGGCTTCAACCGGCAGCTCGCCCTCGCGCTGGCCACCGTGCTCGTGGTGCTGACCTTCGTGATCCTGTGGGGTGAGGGGCGCACCCGACGCGCGATCCCCGCCGTCCGCACGGGCCGCACCGTCCGCCGCGCCCCCGCCCAGCGCCTGGGTCCCTGGCGGTGGCCGGCCGCCGCCGGGCTCGCCGCGGTCCTCGTGGCCGCCCTCGGGGTGCCCGGCGTGAGCCTCATCCGATGGATGGGCGCGGGCACGTCCCTGTCCGCCGCCGCGGACCGCTGGCTCGAGGCCGTGCTGGGCTCGCTCAGCCTGGCCCTGGCGGGCACGCTCCTGACGATGCTCCTGGCCCTGCCGGTCGGCGTCCTCGCCGCGCGCCACCCTGGGCGGGTGTCCCGCTGGGTCGAGCACGCGGTGTTCCTGGCCCACGGCCTGCCCGGCGTGGTCGTAGGCCTCTCACTCGTCTTCCTCGGCGCGTCCCTGGCGCGCCCGCTCTACCAGACGACGTGGATGGTCGCCTTCGCGTACGCCACCCTCTTCCTGCCATTGGCCGTCGCCGCGGTGAGCGGCGCCGTGGCGCAGTCCTCCCCCGCGATCGAGGAGGCGGCCCGGTCCCTGGGCGCGCCCCCGCGCGTCGTGCTCCGGCGGGTGACGCTCCCGCTGGCGGCGCCGGGGCTCGGCGCGGGCGCCGCCCTCGTGATGCTGACGGCCATGAAGGAGCTGCCCGCGACGCTCCTGCTGCGTCCCACCGGGACCGACACGCTGGCCACCCGGCTGTGGAGCGCCACGGGCGTGGGCCGCTACGCCGAGGCCGCCCCCTACGCGCTCACGCTGGTGCTGCTCGCGGCGATCCCGGCGTGGGTCGTGGTGCACCGCACGGGGGTCGTCCCGGCCGAGGGCGTGCGAGCATGA
- a CDS encoding ABC transporter ATP-binding protein, with amino-acid sequence MPAAAVSAVSVADLGASYGAAPVLAGVDFELATGELLAVLGPSGCGKTTLLRCLAGFERIEAGRISLAGDVVALPRVHVPAHRRQVAVVPQEGALFPHLSVAENVGFGLRRRRPGRVARIRECLALVGLAGLGERMPHQLSGGQQQRVALARAMAPRPPLILLDEPFGALDAALRTDLRQAVRRALKEDGATAVLVTHDQSEALSVADRVAVMEGGRLRQVGTPEEVYARPSDAWVAQFVGEADLLPVLGTTPDGRVRTAAGAVAGIGTGTRAVVRPEHVRLTQGGEGVTARVVDVEFRGHEHLVALELPDGTAVRARSLRAPAPGSVVTVSLTGAVALVD; translated from the coding sequence ATGCCCGCCGCCGCCGTGTCCGCCGTGTCCGTCGCCGACCTCGGTGCCTCCTACGGCGCCGCGCCCGTGCTGGCCGGCGTCGACTTCGAGCTCGCCACCGGCGAGCTGCTCGCCGTCCTCGGCCCCTCCGGCTGCGGCAAGACCACGCTGCTGCGCTGCCTGGCCGGGTTCGAGCGCATCGAGGCCGGGCGCATCAGCCTGGCCGGCGACGTCGTCGCGCTGCCCCGCGTGCACGTGCCGGCGCACCGCCGGCAGGTGGCGGTGGTCCCGCAGGAGGGGGCGCTGTTCCCCCACCTCTCCGTGGCGGAGAACGTGGGCTTCGGGCTCCGCCGCCGCCGCCCCGGGCGCGTGGCCCGCATCCGTGAGTGCCTCGCCCTCGTGGGCCTGGCGGGCCTGGGCGAGCGGATGCCCCACCAGCTCTCCGGCGGACAGCAGCAGCGGGTGGCGCTGGCCCGCGCCATGGCCCCACGGCCGCCGCTGATCCTGCTCGACGAGCCCTTCGGCGCCCTCGACGCCGCCCTGCGCACCGACCTGCGCCAGGCCGTCCGCCGCGCGCTCAAGGAGGACGGCGCCACCGCGGTGCTCGTCACCCACGACCAGTCCGAGGCCCTGTCCGTCGCCGACCGGGTGGCCGTCATGGAGGGCGGGCGCCTGCGGCAGGTCGGCACCCCCGAGGAGGTCTACGCCCGCCCGTCGGACGCATGGGTGGCGCAGTTCGTGGGCGAGGCGGACCTGCTGCCCGTCCTGGGGACGACGCCGGACGGCCGTGTCCGCACCGCGGCCGGCGCGGTGGCCGGGATCGGGACCGGGACGCGCGCCGTCGTCCGGCCCGAGCACGTGCGCCTCACGCAGGGTGGCGAGGGGGTCACGGCTCGGGTGGTGGACGTGGAGTTCCGCGGGCACGAGCACCTGGTGGCCCTGGAGCTGCCGGACGGGACCGCCGTGCGGGCCCGGAGTCTGCGTGCTCCCGCCCCCGGCTCCGTGGTGACGGTGTCCCTGACCGGGGCCGTCGCCCTCGTGGACTGA
- a CDS encoding deoxyguanosinetriphosphate triphosphohydrolase, with product MFGPEGRPPYAGRPALTPGYSAWDRQRWLAEPPKNSYRSDFERDRARVLHSAALRRLGAKTQVVAPDVDDFSRTRLTHSLEVAQVGRELGRSLGCDPDLVDTACLSHDLGHPPFGHNGEKALDAVAAECGGFEGNAQTLRLLARLEQKKTFDDGSSAGLNLTRAALDAACKYPWTREDAPLKPNGKRSKKFGVYADDLPVFRWFREGVPGMRKSMEAQVMDLADDISYSVHDVEDGVVNTAFQLRWVTEHAEHRRRVVETTRDWYLPGGDLAEIEAALARLESLDVWVAEMDGTRRALAAMKDMTSQLIGRFCAAAFEATREVFGNEPLTRHGADVVVPAETEHEIAVMKGIAAAFVMTAEQRQPLYARQRELLAELVDLLQSTGDRYLDPMFAADWREADDDAARARVVIDQVASLTDSTAIEWHRTLVRGETFHREWV from the coding sequence CTGTTCGGGCCCGAGGGGCGTCCGCCGTACGCGGGCCGGCCCGCCCTCACGCCCGGGTACTCCGCGTGGGACCGGCAGCGGTGGCTGGCCGAGCCGCCGAAGAACTCCTACCGCTCGGACTTCGAACGGGACCGCGCGCGTGTGCTCCACTCGGCGGCCCTGCGGCGGCTCGGGGCGAAGACGCAGGTCGTGGCCCCGGACGTGGACGACTTCTCCCGCACCCGGCTCACCCACTCGCTCGAGGTCGCGCAGGTCGGCCGCGAGCTCGGCCGGTCCCTGGGCTGCGACCCGGACCTCGTGGACACCGCGTGCCTGTCCCACGACCTCGGCCACCCTCCGTTCGGGCACAACGGGGAGAAGGCGCTGGACGCCGTGGCCGCCGAGTGCGGCGGCTTCGAGGGCAACGCCCAGACCCTGCGGCTGCTGGCCCGCCTGGAGCAGAAGAAGACCTTCGACGACGGCTCCTCCGCCGGGCTGAACCTCACCCGCGCCGCCCTGGACGCGGCGTGCAAGTACCCGTGGACCCGCGAAGACGCCCCGCTCAAGCCCAACGGGAAGCGCTCCAAGAAGTTCGGTGTCTACGCCGACGACCTGCCCGTCTTCCGCTGGTTCCGCGAGGGCGTGCCGGGAATGCGGAAGTCCATGGAGGCCCAGGTCATGGACCTCGCGGACGACATCTCCTACTCCGTGCACGACGTTGAGGACGGCGTGGTCAACACCGCGTTCCAGCTGCGCTGGGTCACCGAACACGCCGAGCACCGCCGCCGCGTGGTGGAGACCACCCGGGACTGGTACCTGCCCGGCGGGGACCTCGCGGAGATCGAGGCCGCCCTGGCGCGGCTCGAGTCCCTGGACGTGTGGGTCGCGGAGATGGACGGCACCCGCCGGGCGCTCGCGGCGATGAAGGACATGACCAGCCAGCTGATCGGCCGGTTCTGCGCGGCGGCCTTCGAGGCCACCCGCGAGGTCTTCGGCAACGAGCCGCTGACCCGGCACGGGGCCGACGTCGTGGTCCCCGCGGAGACCGAGCACGAGATCGCCGTGATGAAGGGCATCGCGGCGGCCTTCGTGATGACCGCGGAGCAGCGCCAGCCGCTCTACGCGCGGCAGCGCGAGCTGCTGGCCGAGCTGGTGGACCTGCTGCAGTCCACGGGGGACCGCTACCTGGACCCCATGTTCGCCGCGGACTGGCGGGAGGCCGATGACGACGCAGCCCGCGCCCGCGTGGTGATCGACCAGGTGGCCTCGCTGACGGACTCCACCGCGATCGAGTGGCACCGGACCCTCGTGCGCGGGGAGACGTTCCACCGCGAGTGGGTCTGA
- the dnaG gene encoding DNA primase, with the protein MAGLIVRKDIDLVRERSDLKGIVEEYVTLRSAGVGSFKGLCPFHDERTPSFHVRPGVGTYHCFGCGEHGDVISFLMEMEHTSFTETVERLASRAGVELHYEDGQGPDRAEVGRRQRLLEANKIADEYFRAQLATPEAQTARDFLTGRGFTQEHAVQFSLGYAPQGWSHLLEHLRSQGFRDDELLRASGLFSEGQRGLYDRFRGRLLWPIRDMTGATIGFGARKLDDDDPGPKYLNTPETALYKKSQVLYGIDLAKRAIAKERQLVLVEGYTDVMAAHLSGVGTAVATCGTAFGADHIKVARRLITDDGTGGEVIFTFDGDEAGQKAALKAFDEDHRFLAKTFVAVEPSGMDPCDLRMAKGEEAVRALIASRRPLFEFAIRAGLKDHDLDTVEGRAGALRHAAPIVAGIKDSVLRPGYERELAGWLGMDPNAVHRAVAQAGRGAGRGEQRPDPVGRPAQDERPAAPRPSIVVPVDPRDPTARRERESLEVVLQHPTLLSAEQWTALYQARFTIPQYAAVHHAVKVAGSSGATPSRWVDAVRDAVPEEVAGTVSELAVRDLPARTAEDVDRYCRDIMNRLFALQIVHRKEELLGQLQRLGPEGDHDEFLRINGELMELEAKRRALRAD; encoded by the coding sequence ATGGCCGGACTGATCGTGCGCAAGGACATCGACCTCGTCCGCGAGCGCTCCGACCTCAAGGGCATCGTGGAGGAGTACGTCACCCTCCGCTCGGCCGGCGTGGGCTCGTTCAAGGGCCTGTGCCCGTTCCACGACGAGCGGACCCCCTCTTTCCACGTGCGCCCCGGCGTCGGGACCTACCACTGCTTCGGCTGCGGCGAGCACGGGGACGTGATCAGCTTCCTCATGGAGATGGAGCACACCTCCTTCACCGAGACGGTGGAGCGGCTGGCCTCCCGCGCGGGCGTGGAGCTGCACTACGAGGATGGCCAGGGCCCGGACCGGGCCGAGGTCGGCCGCCGCCAGCGGCTGCTGGAGGCCAATAAGATCGCGGACGAGTACTTCCGTGCCCAGCTCGCGACCCCCGAGGCCCAGACGGCGCGCGACTTCCTCACGGGCCGCGGCTTCACGCAGGAGCACGCGGTGCAGTTCTCGCTCGGCTACGCGCCGCAGGGCTGGTCGCACCTGCTGGAGCACCTGCGGTCCCAGGGGTTCCGGGACGACGAGCTGCTGCGCGCCTCCGGCCTGTTCTCCGAGGGGCAACGGGGGCTCTACGACCGCTTCCGTGGCCGGCTCCTCTGGCCCATCCGCGACATGACCGGCGCGACCATCGGCTTCGGCGCGCGCAAGCTGGACGACGACGACCCGGGCCCCAAGTACCTCAACACCCCCGAGACCGCGCTGTACAAGAAGTCGCAGGTGCTCTACGGCATCGACCTGGCCAAGCGGGCCATCGCCAAGGAACGACAGCTGGTCCTGGTGGAGGGCTACACGGACGTCATGGCCGCGCACCTGTCCGGGGTCGGCACGGCGGTGGCCACGTGCGGCACCGCCTTCGGCGCGGACCACATCAAGGTCGCCCGCCGCCTCATCACCGACGACGGCACGGGCGGTGAGGTGATCTTCACCTTCGACGGCGACGAGGCCGGGCAGAAGGCCGCGCTCAAGGCGTTCGACGAGGACCACCGGTTCCTGGCCAAGACCTTCGTGGCGGTGGAGCCCAGCGGCATGGACCCGTGCGACCTGCGCATGGCCAAGGGCGAGGAGGCGGTGCGCGCGCTGATCGCCTCCCGCCGCCCCCTGTTCGAGTTCGCCATCCGGGCCGGGCTGAAGGACCACGACCTCGACACGGTGGAGGGCCGCGCCGGGGCCCTCCGGCACGCCGCGCCGATCGTCGCCGGCATCAAGGACTCCGTGCTGCGCCCAGGCTACGAGCGGGAGCTGGCCGGATGGCTGGGCATGGACCCCAACGCCGTGCACCGGGCCGTCGCCCAGGCCGGCCGCGGGGCGGGCCGGGGCGAGCAGCGCCCCGACCCGGTCGGCCGGCCCGCACAGGACGAGCGGCCGGCGGCGCCGCGCCCGTCCATCGTGGTGCCCGTGGACCCGCGCGACCCGACTGCCCGGCGCGAGCGCGAGTCCCTCGAGGTCGTGCTCCAGCACCCCACGCTGCTCTCCGCCGAGCAATGGACGGCCCTGTACCAGGCGCGGTTCACCATCCCGCAGTACGCGGCCGTGCACCATGCGGTGAAGGTGGCCGGCTCCTCGGGGGCCACGCCCTCGCGGTGGGTGGACGCCGTGCGGGACGCCGTGCCGGAGGAGGTGGCCGGGACCGTCTCCGAACTGGCGGTCCGAGACCTGCCCGCGCGCACCGCCGAGGACGTGGACCGCTACTGCCGGGACATCATGAACCGGCTCTTCGCCCTGCAGATCGTGCACCGCAAGGAGGAGCTGCTCGGCCAGCTCCAGCGGCTCGGGCCCGAGGGGGACCACGACGAGTTCCTGCGCATCAACGGCGAGCTCATGGAGCTGGAGGCCAAGCGCCGCGCCCTGCGCGCGGACTGA
- a CDS encoding SIR2 family NAD-dependent protein deacylase — MTPDRSAADLDLPELDAVRDLVARAERPVVLTGAGMSAESGVPTFRDAQTGLWERYSPEQLATEEAFLADPGLVWSWYLWRARMVRGVEPNAGHRAVAAWQARVPGLVVATQNVDDLHERAGADVLAHLHGSLFRFRCAECEAPAEVDVAAAHDGGHAPGSEADLEGLLRTEPPVCTACAAGRVRPDIVWFGEMLPADAWDATYAALDSCDLCVVVGTSGLVQPAASLPFVALGAGAPVVEVNPDVTELSSAVTHRLAGPAGLVLPALLA, encoded by the coding sequence ATGACTCCTGACCGCTCCGCAGCCGACCTGGACCTGCCCGAGCTCGACGCCGTCCGTGACCTCGTGGCCCGGGCCGAGCGGCCCGTCGTCCTGACCGGGGCGGGCATGTCCGCCGAGTCCGGGGTGCCCACGTTCCGCGACGCGCAGACCGGCCTGTGGGAGCGCTACTCCCCTGAGCAGCTGGCCACGGAGGAGGCGTTCCTGGCGGACCCGGGCCTCGTGTGGTCCTGGTACCTGTGGCGGGCGCGCATGGTGCGCGGGGTGGAGCCGAACGCGGGGCACCGCGCGGTGGCCGCGTGGCAGGCGCGGGTGCCCGGGCTCGTGGTGGCCACGCAGAACGTGGACGACCTCCACGAGCGCGCCGGCGCGGACGTCCTGGCCCACCTGCACGGCTCCCTGTTCCGGTTTCGCTGCGCCGAGTGCGAGGCGCCGGCCGAGGTGGACGTGGCGGCTGCGCACGACGGCGGCCACGCCCCCGGCTCGGAGGCCGACCTCGAGGGGCTCCTGCGGACCGAGCCGCCGGTGTGCACGGCGTGCGCGGCGGGCCGGGTGCGCCCGGACATCGTGTGGTTCGGGGAGATGCTCCCCGCGGACGCGTGGGATGCGACCTACGCCGCACTGGACTCGTGCGACCTGTGCGTGGTGGTCGGCACGTCCGGGCTCGTGCAGCCGGCCGCGTCCCTGCCGTTCGTGGCGCTGGGCGCGGGGGCGCCGGTGGTGGAGGTGAACCCGGACGTCACGGAGCTCAGCTCTGCCGTGACCCACCGCCTCGCCGGGCCGGCCGGCCTCGTGCTGCCGGCGCTGCTGGCCTGA